The DNA sequence AAGAAACGAAAACTCGGCGAAGAAAAGAGGAGAGCGTCACTAGaagaaacacaaaaactcatcaacGCTGAATTTATCAAAGAGATCAGATTCActacatggctagccaatgtggtaatggtaaggaaacaaaacggtaagtggcgcatgtgcgtcgatttcACCGATTTAAACAAGGCATGCCCCAAGGATTCTTACCCCCTACCATCCATAGACTCTTTAGTAGACAATGCATCAGGTTACGctactttaagttttatggatgcgTATTCAGGGTATAATCAAATACTCATGCACCCCTCCGATAAAGATAAAACAGCTTTTATCACTGATTTCGGTAACTATTGTTATAAagttatgccatttggattaaagaaCGCAGGTGCAACTTATCAACGCCTTATGGATAAAGTGTTCGCCAAACAAATCGGCAGAAACATCGAAGTTTATGTCGATGATATGGTCGCCAAAACAAAAACCGGACATAATCACATCAGCGACCTTACAGAAATATTCGGCCAGATCCGCCAGTACAACATGCGCCTCAACCCCGAGAAATGTGCCTTCGCCGTTCAAGGGGGgtaagtttttaggttttttactaACGTGCAGGGGAATAGAGGCAAACCCAGACAAATGCCGAGCAGTGTTGGACATGGCCAGCCCCAAAACAGTAAAAGAAGTTCAGCGTCTCACAGGACGCCTTGCCGCACTTTCCAGATTTGTTCCCTGTTTAGCTTCAACTTCTATTCCTTTTTtccaaacaattaaaaagaaaaacagattTGAATGGAACGACGATTGTGAGAAAGCATTTTCCAAATTAAAAACAACTCTCTCACAACCGCCAATTTTACAAAAACCCCTACAAGGGGAGGACTTATTTCTATATCTGTCAGTCACTGATTGGGCGATAAGCTCAGCCCTTGTATCAGAGAGAAACAAAGTGCAACATCCGATATACTTCGTCAGCAAAACTCTCCAACATGCCGAGCTCAATTACCCAAGGATTGAGAAGCTCGCACTGGCACTAATATTCTCGGCACGACGTCTCCGACCTTACTTCCAGAGCCACGTTATCTACGTCAGAACAGATCACCCACTAAGACAAGTgttacacaaaccagaaatcgcAGGACGACTCATAAAGTGGGCAGTCGAACTGTCTGAGTTCGATATCAGATACCAATCCAGAGGACCGATCAAGTCACAATTTTTAGCAGATTTCATCGCCGAGTTTACTACACCATCTGAGGAAGATCATGCAAAACAATGGATCTTATATGTGGATGGATCTTCCAATAATGGGGGTTGTGGAGCAGGAATACGCCTGGAAGCCGAGGACGGATTCATACTTGAACACTCAATACACTTAGCTTTCAAAGCCAGCAATAACCAATCCGAGTATGAAGCACTGCTCGCTGGACTCCGACTCTGTTTAGATCTCCAAATCTCGACGATCAAGGTATATTGTGATTCTTTGTTAGTAGTACAGCAGGTAAACGACCTTTTCCAGGTAAAAGATCCTCTACTCTCTAAATACCTGCTATTagtcaaaaaattattaaaaaaatttgtcaaaTTTGAAATAGAACATATACCACGCGAACAAAATCAAAGGGCAGATATCTTATCAAAGCTCGGCAGCACCCAATCCGAGTTATCCACACTGCAACAATTCACAATAACATCACCCACTGTTACTCTGACAAATGTGTTAAGTGTTACACAGGTAAAAGATTGGAGGGACGACTTTATACACTATTTACAAACAGGTAATATACCAGAAGGGGTCGAGAACGATAAAAAGTTCCGACGGCAAGCATCTTCCTTCACAATACTCAACGGAACATTATATCGACGTGGATATACTCGCCCCCTACTAAAATGCCTCAACAAGCCAGAAGCTGACATAGCATTAGCAGAAGCACATGAAGGAATCTGTGGCACACATACAGGAGCTCGGAGCCTAGCATCAAAAATCCTCTGAGCTGGATTCTTCTGGCCGACATTGAAACAGGACAGCCAACAAAAAATCAGGACATGCCAGAATTGCCAAAGACACGCACCATTGATACACATACCTGCCGAGCAAATGCATCATTCAGAAATCAGCTGGCCATTTAACCAATGGGGTTTGGATATACTCGGGCCGTTTCCTACGGCACCGGGCCAGGTAAAATTTCTTATCGTCGACATTGATTATttctccaaatgggtggaagcccaacctttagcaagaatAACATCTCAACAAATTATTTCTTTCGTTTGGAAAAACATAATTTGCCGATTTGGCATACCTCAACATATCACAACTGACAACGGTCGCCAGTTTGCCGACCAAAAGTTTCAATCTTTCTTGCAGAATCTCAAAATAAACCAACACTTCGCCTCCGTTGAACACCCTCAAACGAACGGACTAGCTGAGGCTGCAAATAAGGTCATCCTGCATGCACTAAAAAAGAAACTAGATGACGCCAAAGGACTCTGGGCCGAACTAATACCTGAAGTCCTTTGGGGATACAACACCACCCCACAAACATCAACAAAAGAAACGCCATTCAGACTGGTATATGGATCGGAAGCCATGATCCCCCTAGAGATCTCCCAGAACTCAATCCGAACTTACATGGACAACCAAGACGAAGCTCGGAAATCCGAGCTCGACATCATTGAAGAAATCAGAGACATCGCCGCCTTGAAGCAACGCGCGGCGCAGCAAGTAATTGCTCGACAGTACAACAAGTCGGTCAAAAGCAGATCATTCGTCAAAGGAGACTTAGTCCTCCGCAAGACCGAAACTGCTCGGAAACCACCAACACATGGAAAGCTCGCAGCCAATTGGGACGGTCCATACCGAGTATCAAACGTACTCGGTCAAGGAGCATACAAGCTAGAATCATTAGATGGTAAACTCATGCCTAGTACATGGAATGTGTCTTCCTTAAAGAAATTTTATAGTTAAAAGACAGGGACaggcttgtactctttttcctactgccAAGATTTTATCCCaaagggttttgcttggagaggttttaacaaggctagcctacctgcacctttgtaTTCAAAAGGTTCATAAAAACTCCGAATATATAGGAGACAAATATCATCTTCTTTATCAAATAACTATACGACTAGTATTGTCGATCAAATATAACCCTATCAAATACAGCTCAGACAAAGCCTAATATATGTCTAAGCTACAACCTGCCATCATCAGATAACCACAGCAACAAAGATAGCAATAAGCTCGGAACACTTTCCGGCAAATATCAAACAGCTTTTATAAAAAGCAtcacattcaaaattcaaacaagTCAAATTCAACAAAGTTCAAACAAACTAACTATCACATATGCAAAATAAATTCAAACACGTTTCTAACAGAACACACTAAACATTATCGGCTTCATCTTCTGCATCGCCATCATCTTCGATCAGTTGACCATCTCGAACTATCTTTCCAGGATCCATACCAGAAAGATCGGCATCTGGAACCAAAAACTTAACCTGCAACCTCGCCCTTTCAAAACCTTCAACAAAAGAATCTAATATCTCATCCGCCTTTTTCTTCTCCATCTCCTTAAATTGAGCAGTAACCTCAATCAAACGAGTTTGTATGTTCACCAGATcactttcctttttcttcaaatcTTCCACATCTCTAGAATAACTTTCTTTAGTCTCCTTCAACAACTTTTCGGTCTCAGTCAAACGAGCTTGAAGCTCAGCAGCAACACTCTTACTCTTCAccaactcctccttcaaaacAGAAACCTCTCCTTTCTCTGCAGAAACCctcttatttttcaacttttggcTACGCCCAAGACTTGCAAGACGAAGACCAACAACCTAAAGAAATAAACTCATAAGACTCCCAAAAGGAAGAGTAAAGAAAAACCAATAAAATCATTACCTGCATATACTGCCCAACAGCCATGTCCCCGACTTCCTTTGCAAGAGTAACGTCAGCCGACGACTGACAATACTCGTCCACCACAGCCATATAGGGATACTCCTTTCCCCACACCGAAAATGCCTCACTTTGTTCCGAAATTTCATGAAGCCTTTTTTGATTGCCCATAAAAGCCTGTATCTCTTCAAGAGGAACCCCTATCTCCTTATCGTCAGAATCATCCGACAAATCAACAAGGTcggacttcttcctcttcttcgcaATCACCTTCCTCCGACCTTGACGAGGCTGCGTAACCTCGCCGACACCAGCAACTTTCTCAGCATTAGACGACGATACCTCTTTCTCCAGATTCTTATTTTTGAAACGCGTCCTCAAAGACGCAGCTGAAACACCAGGATATTTACCACCTGTGAAAACAACAAACACATCAGACACACGACAAGAAGCAATAAACACCTTATAAAAACCCTATGACTCACCCAAATAGGCTACCACAGCATCTTTATCCTCCTCCCACTTCAGAAGCTCATACATTGAAATTAAGTCTCCCCGACCGATATTTTCAACAAGAAACTCAATCACACAAACGTTCCTCGGAGAAATAACCTCAGGACCAAGTATATTCTGAGGTTCCGAGCACCAATACAATGGGAACTTCTCAGCCAGATTTTCATCCACGAAAAACGGAAAATCTTTTTCCAAAGCCCTAACCTTTAAATACATctctttaaaatctttaaaagaggatttgtacaatttgaaaatgccaaaaccaggGGTGCTATTGAAGTTTATCCAACCACCTTTCCACACCCCTTTGgcttgaaataaagaaaagaaaaggtcaaCAGACGGCACCACTTCCAGAAACTCCATTAAAATTTCAAACGAACGGAGAAACGCCCACCCATTGGGATGAAGCTGCGACGGAGCACAGTTTAACTGCCTCAACACCTGACATTCGAAATCAGTGAAAGGTAATCTAACTCTCAACTCCTCAAGAACACAGCTGTGCATATAGAAAAATTCAAAGTCTCTCCCCCGGTGATAAACCCTATCATTAACACTACAGGGGAGCAACTCAACCCCAACCCCAGAGTTCCGCCTCACCACCCTACTAGCATCTACTTCCTTAACAGCAGCTTCATCACAGAACAATGACACCCGAGACCTCACGTCATCCCCTACCCAGTCATAAGACCAATCTATTTcacctttcttctccttctcaaacCCCATTAGAAACAGTAAACAAACATGCAACCAAGAAATACAAAGAGTTGAGAGAAGAAACGAATTAGAAGAAGACAAACGTGACCATACCTCTCTTGCTCATTCTCCAGACAAGAAGCAGAAACCAAAAACGCCCAAAATTCCAATCAGCAAAAACAATTAATCACAACCAAAAAACGTTCCAAATATCAAAACTCCCTCAGTCACATCAAACGACGAAAGAAGCATTGGAAACCATCAAAACATTAATGAAGCACCCACTCCTTCTCTCTCCTGAACAAAAAACACGCACAATTTTCCACGTGGCGCAAACGGGAAGTTACTTTAATGAAGTACGTTGAACTGGGGGCTCACTCAGTAACCCACttaaccgagttataactcattacaaaagctcaacctgcttcattaaaaaactttcctcaggctaagcttgggggctgtgatatggTCACCATTAATACGAGCTATAACTCGGCCCCATAACCGTTACTGACCATCACCATAACTCGACATTTTGCCGTTATTGCTCGGCCCttatgagctataactcggtGGCGTTAATATTACCATAACCGACGTCCCAAACGGAAAGATAAAATCGGTTACGAAACCGATTTTATCACCTACAATGTAACGGACGAACATATTTCTATAAAAGGAAGGTAAAATGTCTTTTTTGATATCTTTCTCCTGAACTTAACACCATAactgacttaagcattggagtgcctttgcaggtacaacCTACTCCCTTTGTATTGCTCGTACCTTCACATCTACAACAAACATAAAGAGCTCGGACTCTGAGGAGCGGACGCCCAACCTCGCAGCACATAGCTCGGCTAACCTCGAGGAGTGGAAGCCGACCTATTTCCCAGgcaagatcaatatatatatatatatatatatatatatatataacatttactTTTTTCATATATCTTTAGATAAATGTAttgcttcttttttatttattttttggtcaGACCATATAATAATACGAGCTCAATTATACCAAGCAGTGATTCTGGCCCAACAAATAAAGTAGGGAGTGAGATTGAAGCAGTTGGGCCGAATAACCAAGCCCCAGAGCAGAGAAGAATTAGAGTAAGGAAACAAGGAACAAGGATGAAAGACTATAAAGTGACGGGTATATCGAAATTTGCAAttgttttcttatatatatatatatatatatatcaattttaGCTCTATGAAAGCAATATAGGAATAGAATCCACTGCTACGGGGCTTAAGCATTTGATCAAATATATTCGAATTAATAATATTTGCAACGTCGAGTTTTGTGTGTCGGTTTTGGTTGTGAACCTCTATTTGTTTGGCACAATACGATTTGTGCGATTGTAGATTGAAAATTTGCTTATTTTTTGTCTATtcgaataaattatttattagaaaAATTAGCGAGATTATATATCAAGGAGATAGTGAAGTTGCACGGTGTGCTAATCGCTTCTGTATTGATATGAATTCAGAGGATCAAGCGTCTTAAATTCCGAATTGATAGTTAAGACAGCGGAAAACAGATCAAGCAAATTCAAGTTAAGATTCTAACTAAGCCGACAGAAGAGTTATGCGAATAAAAGAGGAGAAAACGTagagaatttgaaaaaaaaaagttaggtgTTTTGGAAGGCTATTCCAACAACTGAGATCGAAAAAGCAATTAAAATCAAGAAGTTGAAAATCCCCGCTATATTGGTTCCTCCCAAATTCTGAAGAGGATTGGTGGCAAGTGGCATATCAAAATAGTTTTACTGATATatctttcaaacctgcacgacgtaCTCTACATTTCGCAGCTTCAAAAGTACACATATGATGCAACCCATATCTTATAACATGAATCAGTTCAATTGAAAGAAAAGTTGATGTTTTAAGTGATTCCAGTCAAAATTGATAATGTCAGTATAAAAAATCTCCAAGAAAAAGAAGTCTCGTTAGAAAAGGTTGTTTGGAATTAAACTGGAATCGAGGAACATATGTGGGAACTTGAATTGGAGATGAGGAAGAGCTTACCGCACTTATTTTCAGATGATTGAATTTTGGGGATAAAATTCATAATTAGGTGGATAGGATATAAAACCctgtaaattaataaataaataactgataaattaattatgagctacagaaattaaaaaattaaattttataatttgaaggagtaaaaatatttaaaatacgaatttaaacactaattttaaaaattttgacccaAAATTAGGTCAACGAGCTAAATCGGATAAACCAGCCCAAGTGGACCTAAGCCCACATAACCAACTCCAACATAAGCAAGCTTTCAGCCTCTCTTCCCCCTTTCTTATTGTGTTCCACGGAGAAGAGAAATGAAGGGAGAACAAAATTCTTATACACTATTCACTCCAAATTTCATTTGCTCATAACTTTCAATTTGAAGTTCCGATCGCTGCATTGTTTACGGCCACAGGTTCGTCTCATCAAGCTCTTCAATTTTATCTGAACAAAGTGGTAAAAATTCCTGAATTTTGTGCCTAATTCTCCATTCCCTTCATTTGTGTGAATttggtttgggtattgagatattTTCATGATTTTGGTAGTTTAGGTGCAATTTAACATTGGGTGATTGTTGAGTTTCACCCCAATCATCGGTGGGTAAGGTAAGGAACTACTAAACACTTGTAAATTGATGAATTAGTAAATCCTAGtgtttgattttggtacattGTATGAAATTAGATTGAATAAATGTGAATTGGAGTTAAATTAGTGAATTGGAGTACTTGGAATAATAAAGCTTTAGTGGCTGGAACTTATTGGATTTGATTCGGAGTCTTGAAAACTTGAATTGTGGTTTTTGATTTTGGaaaaaattggccaaggtatgattttagttTCTTGTAGTTAATATATAATACTTTGTGAAACTTAGACTAGTAGCATTTAAGATAGGTTTGAATTTCATGAATTGGTTAATTGATGAATGAAAATTGTTGAATTTGGTATTGAATGTGTAAATTGTGAGTTTTTGATTTTGTGAGTAAAATTATTGAATGAGGTTAATGTTAAAGATTGAATTTGATAAAGTGAAATTGGATGTGATGAATAATGATTGTGATGTTattgaatgatgatgattttgatttttaacGATGATTGATGAAAATTTTGGTTAGAATTTGAATGGTGGATTAAATTAGTTTGAAAGTGAGTGTTTAGGTTTGGGTTGAATGAgttgataatttaaaaataatacttgTTAGGTGTTTAAGGGTTGAATTTGGTATGGTTGATATTGATTTGGATGTAGTTGGGTTGATTTTGAATTGAGAGTTTTGAAAACTAGAGGATTTGACAATTTTTggtaaaattctatttttaactaactTCAAAAGGTCATAACTTAGTTTCTGGACTCCCAAATCttgtgaaaattattttgaataaaaattgggACCGTGAAATTTATAATGTTTGAAGAGCGGACTAAAAacaatttttgacaaaaaatttatGCACGTTTGTAGTTTGGTATAAAATATTGAATTCTACAGCAAACAACTTTTTAGGAAAACTGGTATGTGTGCGTACGCGAATAGGGTCTCACGTACATGGTActgtctttttcaaaatctcgCGTACGCAGACAGGGTCTCGCGTATGCGGCACTATTTTTTTTAGTCTCGCGTACGCGGCAGGTGgctcgcgtacgcatgacccttgTTTTGCTGAAATTGTAATTTTGAACTTTCAATATTTTCTCTAACTTTCTAAACCTCCGTAAACACTGTTTAAGATTTCCTAACTAGTGCTTAGGCTTTGGGATGAGCGAGAGAGTGttgggttgatgagcggataatttataccctttttggtattatttttacatagtttttagtatgttttagtcactttttattatatttttattagtttttatttaaaaatcacatttctggactttactatgagtttgtgtatttttctgtaattttaggtattttctggctaaaattgagggacctgagcaaaaatctgattcagaggctaaaaaaggactgtagatgctgttggatcctaacCCTCCtatactcgaaatggattttctcgagctacagaagcctaattggtgcgctcttaattgtgttagaaagtagacatcctgggctttccagaaatatataatagtttatactttgcccgagaattgacggcccaaactggcgtttaagttcagcctaaaactttctggcgtaaaacgccagaactggcaccttttttggcgttaaatgcccattctagCACCCAgagtggcgtttaatgccaactattaggcatatgcacgtgaaagcttggaAGCTCAGCCCAGACACGCACCAAATGGGTCCCgtaagtgaatttctgcactatttgcacttagttactcattttctgtaaatctaagttactagtctagtataaaaactacttttagagattcatttgggaactcatgacatttttacatttcatattgtatctttgacggcatgagtctctaaaccccataggtgggggtgaggagctctgctgtgtttcaatagattaatgcaattattattgttttctattcaattacgcttgattctattctaagatactcactcgtacttcaatatggagaatatgatgatccgtgacatacattattatcctcaaccctatgaacgtgtgcctgacaaccactccgttctatctgagctcaacgtagtcattgggcgacagcttgagtgcgtatctcttgggtttctaatccatggaccgagtccggaggttagaaccttcgtggtataggctagaaccaattggcagcattcctgggatccagaaagtctaaaccttgtctgtggtattctgagtaggatccgaaaagggatgactgtgacaaacttcaaacttgcgaatgttggacgcagtgacagtgtgcaaaagaacaatggtcctattccgacgttAGCGGGAactgacaaatgattagccgtgcggtgacagcgcatatggatttgttttcattcgagaggatcatacagcttgccattgaaggaagccattcgtgtttggagaagaagacagtaggaaagcagagattcagacgacagagcatctctggaACCTTAGCCTGTTTcgcattactgaatcacaagtactatttatttcatgttatttatttttcataaatacaatcattgttataattattctcctgactaagatttacaaaataatcatagcttgcttcaagccaataatctctgtgggatcgacccttactcacgtaaggtattacttagacgacccagtgcacttgctggttagttgtgcggagttgtgaaaagtgtaatcacaatttcgtgcaccaagtttttggcgccgttgtcgaggattgtttgagtttggacaactgcggtttattttgttgcttagagtAGGAAAagtttatctttttggtttagagtcactaaatttgagtcttttattattgtttttgttaaaattttgttttttaatccttatttcctttttctagattgtttttgaaaatttttaataaataattaaaaaccaataaactaataattgagtttagtttcatgttttaagtttggtgtcaattgcatgtttttatttttctttcaattttttgaattacatgttcttagttctttattgattttcaagttgttcttgtttatttttcttgtttgatctttagtctttcttgttttgtgttttcccttgtttttcttgtgcattttcgaattattagtgtccaaaatataaaaatttttaagtttggtgtcctttgtgtccttatttccttaaaaattttcaaaatttgttcttggtgttcatcttgatcttcaaagtgtttttggtgttcatcttgacattcaaagttttcttgtttgttttctttgttttgatctaaaaattcttaagtttggtgtctttttattgtttttctcttttctcattaaattcaaaatatcttttccctttattttaattgaattttcgatttttacttttaaaaattcagatttttattttaaattttttattctatcttatcttagttttaaaatttcaaaattcaaatctctttcaaaaaaattcatatcttttttttcaaatattcttttatttatttaattttttttacaagtatctttaattttaagacatatctttttcaaaactcgctaaccactttctctttctccaattttcgaaaattatatccaaaagttttcaatttttttaattaattagcattttagtattcgaatttctttattatttattttaatctattttattttattttcttttagttttcgaaaacttATTTTCTagttccaattattttattttcttttcttttcttttgaattcgGTTATccctaattaaataaaataaaaacaaaaatattttgattttcctttactttatttctattttacaatacacaccatctccctttctccatcatggacctaagtggaattgaacagtccagaaggactttggggtcctatgctaaccccactaatgcttcctctgggagtagtatctgtataccccccccCATCAGAGCCAGCCATTTTGAGCTAAAcactcagctcattatcatggtgcagcaaaattgtcagtattccggtcttcctcaggaagaacctactgagtttctggcacagttcttacaaattggttacacagtacgtgataaggaagtggatcaggatgtctacagattattactgtttccatttgctgtaaaagatcaagctaagaagtggttaaataaccaacccacagcaagcataagaacatggaaacaattatcagacaaattcctgaatcaatatttccctccaaaaaggatgacacagctaaggctggacatccaaggatttaaacaagaggataatgaatctctttataatacctgggagaggtatagagggatgctaaggaaatgcccctctgaaatattttcagaatgggtgcagttagacatcttttactatgggcttacagaaaaggcccagatgtctctagaccactcagctggtggatctatacacatgagaaagacaattgaagaggctcaagagctcattgatacagttgctagaaatcgcacatgtacttaagtagtgaatcctccatgaaagaagagg is a window from the Arachis hypogaea cultivar Tifrunner chromosome 17, arahy.Tifrunner.gnm2.J5K5, whole genome shotgun sequence genome containing:
- the LOC140180688 gene encoding uncharacterized protein, translating into MKFNTKREDIIKEILNSKLIKPPRKAGTYQDARHVDKSKYCAFHQKHGHNTDDCVVAKDLLERLARQGHLDKYIGGHIQKRGPSSTTNDLSEQHRGKEKASSNQYERPRGIINCISGGYASGGYSNSARKRSFRAICSVEGPKQDTAINNPQPEVTFTQADFNSNIQNLDDPVVITLQLGDLLVKKVLLDPGSSADVLFYSTFQKMKLSDNMLQSTGGDLVGFSGERVPILGSVWLQTTLGEHPLSKTNDIQYLVVDCFSPYNLILGRPFLNKFGAIVSTVHLCVKFPLQDDQVATIHGDHKEARQCYNTSMKFQNRSTQQVNNVELKQNEDTLADLDPRADFLERPKPSDDLQKVYFNNDPKKFTYVGTSINPTELQAIKTFLQENAELFAWKPTDMPGIDPQIITHKLAINSAVRPVQQKKRKLGEEKRRASLEETQKLINAEFIKEIRFTTWLANVNAGATYQRLMDKVFAKQIGRNIEVYVDDMVAKTKTGHNHISDLTEIFGQIRQYNMRLNPEKCAFAVQGGGIEANPDKCRAVLDMASPKTVKEVQRLTGRLAALSRFVPCLASTSIPFFQTIKKKNRFEWNDDCEKAFSKLKTTLSQPPILQKPLQGEDLFLYLSVTDWAISSALVSERNKVQHPIYFVSKTLQHAELNYPRIEKLALALIFSARRLRPYFQSHVIYVRTDHPLRQVLHKPEIAGRLIKWAVELSEFDIRYQSRGPIKSQFLADFIAEFTTPSEEDHAKQWILYVDGSSNNGGCGAGIRLEAEDGFILEHSIHLAFKASNNQSEYEALLAGLRLCLDLQISTIKVKDWRDDFIHYLQTGNIPEGVENDKKFRRQASSFTILNGTLYRRGYTRPLLKCLNKPEADIALAEAHEGICGTHTGARSLASKIL